A stretch of Castanea sativa cultivar Marrone di Chiusa Pesio chromosome 2, ASM4071231v1 DNA encodes these proteins:
- the LOC142624939 gene encoding uncharacterized protein LOC142624939, with product MALWVIELSEFDIRYQPQAAVKRQILVDFITEFTIMKDQGAEETQIWRIYADGSSTKHAGGAGVILHTSEGDKIECMVRLDFSTTNNEAEYEALIAGLDLAIAVGAKSVIIYSDSQVMISQVNGIHECKNERMKRYLEEVKGRANNLQIKLVQIPREENQEAYRLAKAASAEPMIIPDQVLSFVQLSSLLDGTSMQEVSSEHCWMAPITAYLKGGKLPDNKEVARKLKVKAARFVLIKDVLYKRGFS from the coding sequence ATGGCATTGTGGGTgatcgagctgagtgagttcGATATTCGATATCAACCGCAAGCGGCTGTGAAGAGACAGATATTAGTAGATTTCATCACTGAGTTCACCATCATGAAAGACCAGGGGGCAGAGGAGACTCAAATATGGAGAATCTATGCGGACGGATCTTCCACTAAGCATGCTGGAGGGGCCGGAGTGATACTCCACACCTCAgaaggagataagatcgaatgcatggTCCGTCTGGACTTCTCTACCACCAATAACGAGGCAGAATACGAAGCCTTAATAGCAGGACTGGACCTCGCGATAGCCGTAGGAGCTAAGAGTGTGATCATATACTCCGattctcaagtcatgatcagtcaGGTTAATGGAATCCACGAGTGCAAGaatgaaagaatgaagaggtatcttgaggaagtgaagggtcgagcGAACAATCTCCAGATCAAGttggttcaaatcccaagggaagagaaccaagaagccTACCGACTCGCAAAGGCAGCTTCAGCAGAACCTATGATCATCCCCGACCAGGTATTATCCTTCGTCCAACTCTCATCACTATTAGATGGCACTAgcatgcaggaggtaagcaGTGAGCATTGTTGGATGGCTCCAATAACAGCGTATCTCAAGGGAGGCAAACTGCCAGACAACAAAGAGGTCGCAAGAAAGTTGAAAGTTAAAGCCGCCCGGTTCGTGTTAATTAAAgacgtcctatacaaaagaggattctcctga
- the LOC142624938 gene encoding uncharacterized protein LOC142624938, producing MMHLQGVPDEIMCRVFPTTLKGPVRICYSRLTANSISTFKELDAQFVSHFIGGHRYKKSTACLMSIRQREDETLRSYISHFNKEALSIDKANDKILVAAFTNGLRKGKFLFSLYKNDSKTMSDVLYRATKYINAEDALLAREEKPRKRERQEDARSDRGRKMTRTGE from the coding sequence ATGATGCACCTTCAAGGTGTGCCggatgagatcatgtgcagagtcTTCCCTACTACGCTGAAGGGACCTGTGAGGATATGTTATAGCAGACTGACAGCAAATTCGATCAGCACTTTCAAGGAGTTAGACGCTCAATTTGTCTCACACTTTATTGGAGGCCACCGATACAAGAAGTCCACAGCCTGTTTGATGAGCATTAGGCAACGGGAAGACGAGACGCTAAGGTCATACATATCCCATTTCAACAAAGAGGCTCTCTCGATAGACAAGGCGAATGACAAGATACTGGTAGCAGCTTTCACAAACGGGctgcggaagggtaagttcttattctcCTTATATAAGAATGACTCGAAGACAATGTCAGATGTGCTCTACAGGGCAACGAAGTACATAAACGCAGAAGATGCACTGCTGGCTCGAGAGGAAAagcctagaaaaagggaaagacaagaagaTGCACGATCGGATAGGGGGCGAAAGATGACTAGAACTGGAGAGTGA